From one Nilaparvata lugens isolate BPH chromosome 2, ASM1435652v1, whole genome shotgun sequence genomic stretch:
- the LOC111060335 gene encoding ejaculatory bulb-specific protein 3-like has translation MSNYIIKCVLLVSVGVSLCLADDQYTSKYDNIDLDKILDSKRLVSNYVQCLLGTKGCPPEGLELKRILPDALKTQCSKCTCVQRQGAVKAIQRLQKDYPDEWKLLLDKWDAKRESLAKFDDYVKKGGKIC, from the exons ATGAGCAACTATATTATCAAATGTGTTCTGTTGGTGAGTGTAGGTGTGAGCTTGTGTCTTGCAGATGATCAGTACACATCAAAATACGACAATATTGACCTGGACAAAATCCTAGACAGCAAGAGACTGGTGTCCAACTATGTGCAGTGTTTGTTGGGGACTAAGGGTTGTCCCCCAGAAGGCCTGGAGCTCAAAC GAATTCTGCCAGATGCTCTGAAAACACAGTGCTCGAAATGCACATGCGTGCAGAGACAAGGAGCGGTGAAGGCGATACAGAGGCTCCAGAAAGACTACCCCGACGAATGGAAACTTCTATTGGACAAGTGGGATGCCAAAAGAGAGAGTTTGGCCAAATTCGATGATTATGTGAAGAAAGGCGGAAAAATTTGTTAG